The Rana temporaria chromosome 4, aRanTem1.1, whole genome shotgun sequence genome contains a region encoding:
- the LOC120935929 gene encoding uncharacterized protein LOC120935929: MYCHYHELEFLKPVMQERQTDNNFTSESEDDLLSENRESNTPSDIQRVEEDVDDPDTPEPTRRITTRAKNVKKKHSQDFIDVVRNLIDGHKSENNEIAAFTKSLIPQMAEVRKDLQCDLRIDIMKIIKSYQLKSNAHSARGQPLENMSQPILQNNQWEESGFRPFSSNTNPQFNQRFPAPYDLPTNYYPDHRHPPPHPPPPSTPQPNNSRDDINSHLYYHDL; encoded by the exons ATGTATTGCCACTATCATGAACTGGAGTTTTTAAAACCGGTCATGCAAGAGAGACA aaCTGATAACAATTTTACAAGCGAAAGCGAGGAtgatttgctttcagaaaatcgtgagtCAAATACTCCAAGCGACATTCAGCGAGTGGAAGAGGATGTGGATGACCCAGACACTCCAGAGCCCACAAGAAGAATAACCACAAGagctaaaaatgttaaaaaaaagcacagtCAAGACTTTATTGATGTAGTGAGAAACCTTATAGATGGTCATAAATCAGAAAATAACGAAATTGCAGCATTCACTAAAAGCTTGATCCCACAAATGGCAGAGGTGAGAAAAGATTTACAATGCGACCTGAGGATTGAcattatgaaaataataaaatcctATCAGCTGAAAAGTAATGCTCATAGTGCACGTGGCCAACCCTTGGAAAACATGAGCCAACCAATTCTGCAAAATAATCAATGGGAGGAATCAGGTTTTCGACCGTTCAGCTCAAATACGAATCCCCAATTTAACCAAAGATTTCCTGCCCCATATGACTTGCCCACGAATTACTATCCAGATCATCGTCATCCTCcacctcaccctcctcctcccaGTACTCCTCAGCCAAACAACAGTAGAGATGATATAAACTCCCACCTCTATTACCATGATCTTTAG